AGCGAGGAAGGCAAAAGAGAAGATGGATCAGGAGATAAGCCGGTTAAAGGTAGATATTCGAAGCAGACTTCTGGAAGGGAAGAAGGTCGAGTTGAGCGAACTTAAGCTGCTTCTGAATTCTGAAGATGAAATCGCTTAAGTATTAGAGAGTAGTAAGGTTTTAGGAAAAGGTTGGAGGAAGCCAGAGCCAAACCCGCGTTACTTGTCTTATGTGTTGATAGGGATGACGATGTAGGTATAAAAACCGGTTTAGCAACACCTATCGTAGGCAGAGACAAGTGTCTAATAGCAGCAACGAGGCTGGCTCTGGCTGACCCAGAAGAAGCAGACGCAAACACGATCTTCGCAGCCATCAAGGAGTATGATGATCTGCTGCAGCAGGGCTATTCGGTTGAGGTCGCTGTAGTAGCTGGTACGCAGAAGAGGGGCATTGATGCAGATCGGAAGATAATGGAGGAGACGAAGAGCATCCTCGCTTCACATAAAGTCGACGGTATAGTCTTCGTCTCAGACGGGGCCGAAGACGAGTATGTTATCCCGGTTGTGCAGAACTTTAAGCCGATTTTATCTGTGCGTAGGGTTGTCATCAAGCACAGTGAGAGCGTTGAGGAATCATACGCGATCCTATCCAAGTACCTTAAAATGTTAGTGTATGATCCAAGGTATTCAAGGTTCTTCTTAGGGGTACCCGGTCTTCTTCTCTTGACATTTGGTATACTAATGGTGCTTGGTAAGACTACTGAGGCTATCGCTGCTGCCTTAGTTATACTGGGTCTGGCTTTTATTGCGCGGGGCTTCGACTTAGATAAGCTCGTCTCAGCTCTGACTCAGATGAGACCGTCTGGTTACTTAAGATTCTTCTCCGCTCTTGCGGCTG
The Nitrososphaerota archaeon genome window above contains:
- a CDS encoding DUF373 family protein produces the protein MEEARAKPALLVLCVDRDDDVGIKTGLATPIVGRDKCLIAATRLALADPEEADANTIFAAIKEYDDLLQQGYSVEVAVVAGTQKRGIDADRKIMEETKSILASHKVDGIVFVSDGAEDEYVIPVVQNFKPILSVRRVVIKHSESVEESYAILSKYLKMLVYDPRYSRFFLGVPGLLLLTFGILMVLGKTTEAIAAALVILGLAFIARGFDLDKLVSALTQMRPSGYLRFFSALAAVLILVSAVYVGFTSVSGTPEYAKIMVQPELFFEYGAYLIGLFLQETINLIWIGVGIYLAGSALYHWIRHSYKVLRTATNLLILLLLYFPVTQISLILLGRGSPAYLTSLLLIGLAILFLVVSLVYQYVIVKRLRR